The genomic region GCCTCTTCTCGGTCGAAGCTGCGGGGGCGGCCCATTTGCGCCATGACGGCAATCCTCTTGGGGAGATGAGATAAATACTAGTCGATACATAAGTCGTTGACAATGCGACGCCAGGTCGCGCAACATTTGTATCGATCAGTACTTAAATCCGCCAAGGAGTTTCCCATGACACCCTCACTCAGCCTATCGGCGTCGTCTGAACGCTTGCCCATCGGCGCGCTGCTCGCTCTGGCCATGACCGGTTTCATCTGCATCGTCACCGAAACCCTGCCCGCCGGGCTGTTGCCGTTGATCAGCGCAGGCCTAGGCATTTCGCCGTCCATGGCCGGGCAGATGGTCACCGCGTATGCGCTGGGCTCGGTGCTGGCGGTGATCCCCATGACCATCGCTACTCGTGGCTGGCGCCGGCGTAATGTGCTGCTGCTGACCATCGTTGGTTTTTTGTTGTTTAACTCCATCACCGCGTGGTCGTCTCACTATGGCGTGACCCTGGTGGCGCGCTTCTTTGCCGGCGTTTCGGCAGGGTTGGCCTGGAGCCTGCTGGCCGGTTATGCGCGGCGCATGGTAGCGCCACAGCAACAAGGCAAGGCCCTGGCCTTGGCGATGGTCGGCACGCCGATTGCGCTGTCACTGGGTGTGCCGCTGGGCACCTGGCTCGGTGGCCTGGTGGGTTGGCGTACCACATTCGGCCTGATGTCGGTGCTGACGCTAGGGCTGATCGTGTGGGTGCTGGTGAAGGTCCCTGACTATCCGCCACAGCCTGCGCATCAGCGCGTGTCCCTTGGCAAAATGCTGACTACGCCCGGCGTACGCCCGGTGCTGGCGGTCGTCATCAGTTGGATGCTGGCCCACAACATTCTGTACACCTACATCGCGCCATTCGTGGCGCGGGCTGGCTTGGCGAGCAGGGTCGACCTGGTGCTGCTGGTGTTCGGTGTTGCCGCATTGGCGGGTATATGGCTGACGGCGCGTTTGGTCGAGCCGATGCTGCGCAAAACCGTGCTGGCGAGCCTGGGAGTATTCGCGGCGATCTGTGTGGCGTTCGGCCTGCTGGGCAGCCAGCCGGCAGTGGTCTACCTCGGCGTGGCGATATGGGGCCTGAGCTTTGGCGGCGCCGCCACCTTGCTGCAAACCGCCCTGGCCGATGCCGCCGGTGACGGCGCGGATGTAGCGCTGTCACTGAACGTAGTAGCGTGGAACAGTGCGATTGCCGGCAGTGGCGTGATCGGCGGGGTGCTGCTGGAACGCTGGGGCGTGGCCGCGTTTCCCTGGGCGATGCTGGTATTGATCATCCTCGCACTGCTGATCGCCTGGACGGCGCATGCCCATGGTTTCAAGCCGGGACGGCGGTCTGCCAATGGGCCTGCGGCGGCGGGGCACTGAATGGCCGAGTGCCTAAGCGAGTTTCACATTCATGGTGATGTGGGCGGTGAACACCTTGATGTCGCTCGCATCGAAGATCTCTACCGGCACGATCTTGTCCCCCGCGGTTTGCCAATCGATAGCGCTGCCGTCGGCGACGGCGCGGATATCGGTTTTTGCCTTGGCCAAGTATTCCACGCTCATGCCCTTGGGGATCCAGCGCGCGCCAGGGGGGATCGACGCGTCCGTCATCATGCCGCCGGCCAGTTCAGCGGCGTTGCACAGCGCGATGGCGTGCACCGAAGCCAGGTGATTGGTGATTTCCTTGCGAAACGGCACGGTGACCACCG from Pseudomonas synxantha harbors:
- a CDS encoding MFS transporter, whose product is MTPSLSLSASSERLPIGALLALAMTGFICIVTETLPAGLLPLISAGLGISPSMAGQMVTAYALGSVLAVIPMTIATRGWRRRNVLLLTIVGFLLFNSITAWSSHYGVTLVARFFAGVSAGLAWSLLAGYARRMVAPQQQGKALALAMVGTPIALSLGVPLGTWLGGLVGWRTTFGLMSVLTLGLIVWVLVKVPDYPPQPAHQRVSLGKMLTTPGVRPVLAVVISWMLAHNILYTYIAPFVARAGLASRVDLVLLVFGVAALAGIWLTARLVEPMLRKTVLASLGVFAAICVAFGLLGSQPAVVYLGVAIWGLSFGGAATLLQTALADAAGDGADVALSLNVVAWNSAIAGSGVIGGVLLERWGVAAFPWAMLVLIILALLIAWTAHAHGFKPGRRSANGPAAAGH
- a CDS encoding hotdog fold domain-containing protein encodes the protein MSQALSMFNSVGPAAFSNLACQMAPYFSTITPQIAELKPNHAVVTVPFRKEITNHLASVHAIALCNAAELAGGMMTDASIPPGARWIPKGMSVEYLAKAKTDIRAVADGSAIDWQTAGDKIVPVEIFDASDIKVFTAHITMNVKLA